A single Diceros bicornis minor isolate mBicDic1 chromosome 7, mDicBic1.mat.cur, whole genome shotgun sequence DNA region contains:
- the LOC131408076 gene encoding olfactory receptor 52N1: MSFPNGTSLIPASFILNGIPGLEEVHLWISFPLCTMYSIAITGNFGLMFLIYFEEGLHRPMYIFLALLSFTDVLMCTSTLPNTLCILWFNLKEIDFKACLAQMFFVHTFTGMESGVLMLMALDRYVAICYPLRYATILTNSVIAKAGLLTFLRGVMLVIPFIFLTKRLPYCRGNVIPHTYCDHMSVAKISCGNVKINVIYGLMVALLIGGFDIFCITISYTMILRAVVSLSSADARQRTFSTCTAHICAIVITYVPAFFTFFTHRFGGHTIPPHIHIIMANLYLLMPPTMNPIVYGVKTKQIQESVIRFLLKGNNSSHNI; this comes from the coding sequence ATGTCATTTCCAAATGGCACCAGCCTAATTCCAGCTTCATTCATCCTCAATGGCATCCCTGGGCTGGAAGAAGTGCACCTGTGGATCTCTTTCCCCCTGTGTACCATGTACAGCATTGCCATTACAGGGAACTTTGGCCTTATGTTCCTTATCTACTTTGAAGAAGGCTTACACAGACCTATGTACATCTTCCTAGCCCTTCTTTCCTTCACGGATGTCCTCATGTGTACCAGCACTCTTCCCAACACCCTCTGCATATTGTGGTTCAATCTCAAGGAGATTGATTTTAAGGCCTGCCTGGCCCAGATGTTCTTTGTGCACACCTTCACTGGGATGGAGTCTGGGGTGCTCATGCTCATGGCCCtggaccgctatgtggccatttgCTACCCCCTGCGCTATGCCACTATCCTCACTAATTCAGTCATTGCCAAGGCCGGGCTCCTCACTTTTCTTAGAGGTGTAATGCTTGTTATCCCTTTCATTTTCCTCACCAAGCGCCTGCCATACTGCAGGGGCAATGTCATACCCCATACGTACTGTGACCACATGTCTGTGGCTAAGATATCCTGTGGCAATGTTAAAATCAATGTCATCTATGGTTTAATGGTCGCCCTCTTGATTGGGGGCTTTGATATCTTCTGCATCACGATATCCTATACCATGATTCTTCGTGCAGTTGTGAGTCTGTCATCAGCAGATGCTCGACAGAGAACTTTCAGCACCTGTACTGCCCACATCTGTGCCATAGTCATCACCTATGTCCCAGCTTTCTTCACCTTCTTTACACATCGTTTTGGGGGACACACAATTCCTCCACACATACACATTATTATGGCTAACCTCTATCTACTCATGCCTCCCACAATGAACCCTATTGTGTATGGAGTGAAAACCAAGCAGATACAAGAAAGTGTCATTAGGTTTTTGCTGAAGGGAAACAATAGTTCTCATAATATTTAA